A single genomic interval of candidate division KSB1 bacterium harbors:
- a CDS encoding sigma 54-interacting transcriptional regulator: MCSFLTSSTNRNLKQLVEQDNFREDLFFRLHVYKIRVAPLRERPEDIPLIADFFIDDYALQSKKNSSSMAVQKKC, from the coding sequence TTGTGTTCTTTTCTAACATCTTCCACAAACAGGAATCTTAAGCAATTAGTTGAGCAGGACAACTTTCGTGAAGACTTGTTTTTTCGACTTCATGTTTACAAAATACGGGTTGCTCCGCTGCGAGAACGTCCCGAAGACATTCCTCTGATTGCAGATTTTTTTATTGATGACTATGCTCTTCAATCGAAAAAAAATTCAAGCTCGATGGCGGTGCAAAAGAAATGCTGA